The nucleotide window CGATACCTACCGGATCGGCGCTCTCGAACAATTGAAAACCTATGCGCAAATCATCGACTTGCCGCTGGCGGTTGCCGACTCAAGGGAAGCTCTGCACCGTGCCTTGAGGAGATTCGCAGACAAGGATTGCATCCTCGTCGATACCCCCGGCCGAGGGGGTGATGCAGGCAGTTATTTATTGAGACTCAAGGAGATGTTTTCCGGAGAAGCGGCGCCGGAGGCAAACATGCTTTTGAGTCTAACCGCGAGCCGGGAGAATATGATGGATGTTTTTGCCAGATTTGACGTCTTTGGCTGTGACCAGATAATATTTACGAAACTCGATGAATGCACCCATTTTGGCGCTATCTACGATATCAGCGAAAGAACCGGGAAGCCCATATCATACCTTACAACCGGTCAAAACGTACCGCATGATATAGAAAAGGCAAATCCCGACAGGCTTATGGAGCTGGTTTTCCAATCTTCATATTATGGCGGAGCAGACGTTTTACCTGTCTGATATGCTAATGTCGTCTGAAACCCTTCTGACGGCCAGCCGTCGCAAAAAAGGTGGAAAGACCGAAGCTTGATGTTTAAAAATGGAGGGACGCGCTTCATCGCGTCCGGGGAGCTGTAGATGGATCAGGCGGTGATGCTGAGAAAAATGAAAGGCGAAGCGGTTCTGGGAAACGGCAGGTCAGAATCGCCGGAGGGCGGGAGTCCCTCAAAAATAAGGGCAATTGCAGTTACCAGCGGCAAAGGCGGAGTCGGTAAGACCAATATAGCCGTCAATCTTGCCTTTTTTCTGACGCGGCTGCGCAAGAGGACGCTGATTCTTGACGCCGATACGGGGTTGGCAAATATCGATGTAATTCTGGGGTTGACGCCCGAATACAATCTTTATCATGTTCTGAAAGGGGAAAAAACCTTTTCCGAAGCGGTGCTTAAGGGCCCCGGCGGGATCATGATTCTGCCCGCCTCATCGGGGATAACGGAAATGGCGGAGCTTTCCGCCGGCCAGAAATTAACGCTGCTGGATGGATTAAGCGATCTTCGCCGCAGGCTTGATTTCATGTTTATTGACACGGCGGCGGGGATTGCCGGGAATGTCATGTATTTTAACGCCGCGGCGCGGGAAATTATCGTGGTCGTTTCGCCGGAGCCGACCTCCCTTACCGACGCTTATGCCCTGATTAAGGTGCTTTATCAGCGACATGCCAAAAAAAGGTTCCGTCTGATCGTAAATATGGTAAAGAGTCAAGCAGAGGCAAAAGAGGTTTACGGAAGATTAAGCAAGGCGACCGACCATTTTCTTAACCTGACGGTAAATTATCTGGGGCATATTGTCAGCGACGAAAAGGTTACGGAGGCTGTCCGCAGGCAGAAGGCGGTTGCAGAGCTGTTTCCTGACTCTCCGGCAGGCAGATGCATCCGCGAGATTGCGGAGAAACTGGCCGGTGAACACCCTGATTACGAGGACGACGGCAACATATCGTTTTTTTGAAACGGTTTTTCGCCGGCCGTCTATAGATGAGCGCCGAAATCCGGGGATTGGCAATGGATAAGAAAAGCCGGGACGAACTTATTGTAAAATATTGTCCATTCGTCAAGAATATCGTCTTGAGAATGGCGGCTAAATTTCCCATTGACCGAGCGGATATAGATGATCTTGTCAATGTTGGCATTATCGGCTTGATGGGCGCCGTCGAAAAATATGACGCCAAACGCAATGTCCAGTTTGAGACCTTCGCCTACCTGCGGATAAAAGGGGCGGTGCTGGACGAACTGCGCCAGCGGGATTGGGCGCCCAGATCGGCGCGCAGCAAGGACAGCCATATCGAAAAGGCCCTGTCCGAGCTTCAGAAAGAACTGGGGCGGCAGCCGGAGGAAGAAGAAATAGCCGGTTATATGGGCGTTTCAATAGAGGAATATCACGAGCTCCTCGGCGACGCCCGCGGCGTTTCCCTCTTAAGCGCAGAGGATCTTCCCCCCGATTATCTCGAAAAGCACAGCTCCGCGGAGGCGCTGGAGTCTCTCCAAAACGACAATCCCCTGCGAAACCTGCTCGGCGGCGAGCTGATGGCCGGCTTGAAAAAATCCATAGACGCGCTGCCGGAAAAAGAGCGGCTGGTGCTGTCCCTTTATTACTACGAGGAATTGACGATGAAAGAGGTCGGCCGGGTCATGGAATTGACGGAATCCCGGGTTTGCCAGCTTCATGCCCAGGCTGTGCTGCGGCTGAGGAGTTTGGTAAAGGATTATCGCTAAAGAGAAGAAAATGACAAAAAAAGTCAGTCTGGACACGCTTGATATTGAAGAACCAACAATCTCTACCAATGAAAGAGGCTTGAAGGAAGAAGAGCAGCCGCAGAAGCCTCCTGCTCGGTGGTATCGCTCCCGGTTGTTTATAATATCAGGCGCGGTTTTTTTCGTGCTTGTCTGCACAGGCCTGGCCCTGTTCTTTTTTATGGGCGCGCCCAGGGAGGCGTCTCGTCCCGCGCCTCAAGCGGTTTCCCACGGTGCTGCGGGCGCTCCCGGCAAAGTTGGCGTTATCGGCCGGCCAGGGATCATTGTCGAGGAGGTAAAGGATTTTCTGATTCCGCTCAAAGAAGGCAATAGAGACATCCGAATTTTGTCTATGGATTTGGTGTTGGAAATGGATTCTGCTCGCCAGGGACTGTTCCAGGAGAAGGTTGTTCTCATCAGAGGGGCGATATATAAAGCTGTTAACGGGACAGCGGCGGAGATTACCAGAAGTAAAGAGGGGATTGAAAAAGTGCGGGCAATAATCATCGATTCTTTGGAAACGCTTCTGGGAAAAGGTTTTGTAAAGAACGTCTGGGTAACCAAATTTGTTGTATTGTAACCCCGATTTTGATATGTTCGCCGCAGTATTTTTCTAATCAGGGCAGGGGTGAACGGCAATGGATAACAACGGTCTTTACGAAAAACTCAACGAGCTTTTTCTTGGCGACATTATGGCGAGGATAATCCCCGGGGCTATTCATAACCTTGCCAACCCGCTCGGCGGCATAATGGGCAGAGTCCAGTTGATGAAGGCGCGCGTCGCGAAGAGTTTCAAGAGCATCGAGTCGCTTCATCCAGAATTATACAGGGAACTTAGACTCGACAGGATAAAAAATGACGTCGTCATCCTTTCCGGAGAATCGGAAATGATGCTTTCGATATTCAGAAACTTCGAGGGGAAGATTTTAGCCCTTTCCGCGCGCGGGCAGGAAAAACTCGACATATCCAAACTGATCGAAGCGGAGATGAAATTTGCCGATTTCTATCTTGATTTTAAGCACGACGTCAATAAAAGCATGACGTTTAAAGATAATGTGCCTGAGATTTACGGGGAGAGGGCCGGTTATTCCCTTTGCCTATCGGCTTTGATCAATTCCGCCCGGCAGAGAATGGCGAATATGCCGGAAAAGGAGTTGACGGTTGCTGTCGATTACGATGATGTTGAGATCCGTATAGTTTTTCAGGACAGCGGCGAAGAGATTGCCGGCACCTATTACAAGCGCTCTGGTGGGGAAGGAGTTATGCCCGATATAAAAGCGTTTCCTGTTGCAGAACATGGTTTGTTTTATGCCTTTATGCTTCTTAAAAGCTACGGTTTCCAGATAGAAGTGGTTGCCCGTAGCGGGCGGAACATCATTTCGCTGCGCCTGCCTTACAAGATAATTTAATCGAATACGGCCATTTAAAAGGCCCTTTCCCCGCATAATATGTACAAGTGCCGTAAGGTATTAAAGATTTTAGTTTTGTATGTCGATAACGCCTGTGAAGGGTAAAAACTCATTTTTTGTCCATAATTGCAGGAGGAGCTGCGGTGATTAAGGCGATAGATGCGCAGCAGGTTATTATTCAGACAGAAAAGGCCAACCGGGTTCAGCAGGTGGATCGGCAGCACCCGGAGATGCAGCAGCGGTATCTGGATATCCAGGCACGGGAAGAAAAAAAACTGCTGCAGAAGGCGATAAAGAGTTCTGAAGAAACTGAGCGTGCCGTTATCAGGGACGAGGAGCAAAAAGAGAACCGTCGGGAACAACAGGGCCGACAGGGGCAGGCGTCAGACAGCTTTGGCGAAAATGAGGAAGAGGATATGCCGCAAGAGGGAGGGCATATCAACATCAGAGTGTGAAATGAGCATTCCCACGATATTTGCGTTGCAGATCATTGCCGATTTAATTTTTTGTCTAATTATAGTTTTTTTACTGGCGCGCTTGCGGAAGTCTTTTGACCGGGAAAAGAGCCCGGCTATCGACCAGGAATTGTTTCTGAAGCTGCAAAATTTGATAAACCAGTCTCAAGGCGACTCGGAGAGATTTCTCGGCAGCCTCGATGAAAATTGTCGGCGTTTTGAAAAATTGGCACTCAGTCTCGAAGCCCGGGAAAAACAGCTCGCGGCGCTCCTCAAAGAGATCGACCTGAAAATAGGGCAAAGCGAGCCCCCCAAGCGGAATAATCCGGAGGCAGCAGGCGACAGAGATTATACGTCCATCGCCGGGCTTTTGAAGCGCGGTTTGTCTGTCGAGGAGATTGCGGAGCGCACGGGCGTCCCCTCTGGGGAGATATCCCTTATCGTCGATCTGGAAACCCTGAAAAAAAGTGAATAATGATGCCTTCCATACAGATGCCGACAATTTCTCTTTACTCTGCGGAGGGGACATCCGGGGCCGGTAAGACGACAAGTTCGGCGTTGCCGCTTTCTTTGGGGGAGACCGTGGAGGCGGTTGTTGATGCCAAAACAGGAACATCCCGTTTTCTTTTGACAATAAAGAACGGCAGTTTATCCGCGAACTCCGAACTTCCCCTTGCCAAAGGCGAAAGGCTTACAGTCCGGGTTGAGCAGCTCCAGCCGCAGGTTGTCCTCAGCATCGTCCAGCGCGGGGATCAGTCCTCTTCAATAATAAGCGGCTATGCCGCTTACAGCAGCGCCAACCCGGAGGCGCTGCGGGATATATTTGCGTTGGGGCGGGAGCTTTTCAGCGAAGGCTCTCTTCTGAACGCGCTTTCGGACAGCGCAAAAAAAATTATTGGGAAAATCGCCAATATTCTTGATTCATTGATGTTGTCTCCCGCGCCTGGAAAGGATCAATTTTCGTTAAAAAACTATCTGACCAACCTCGGCATGTTTCTGGAATTTGATTTGCGGCAGGTACTTGCAGGCAAAAAGGATTTAAAAAATCTGAAGCAGGACTCTCTGAAGGGATTGCTGCAGCAACTTTCGACGGAATTGAAGGCGCAGCAGGGGAAGGAAAACAGCCCGGATAATCTTAAAACTCTGGCGAGGCTGCTTGAGTTTTCGGAAAAGGCCATTAAGACGATTGAAGGAAACCAGATAATCAATATGCAGTCTGCGGCAAAGGAGGGAGAACTTTTTTTCCAGATACCCGTTTTTTTGCAAAATGACGTCCGAACGGCCGATTTGTTCATCAATACGGAAAAAGAAAAAAATGACGCGAGCGGAGGCAAGCGGTATCAGGTCGTCATGTTTTTAAGTCTGGACGCCCTGGGCGAGATGATGGTCGATGCCTCTTTAAATGGCAACAAGCTTGGCTGCGTGCTAAAATTTGCAGAGCCTGCGGTCCAGGAATTTGTCTCCGGCTTTACCCAGGAATTGGAGAAAAATATCAGAGAGATTGGCTTTGCCGATGTTTTTCTGAATTGTGTTCAGAGCGATTCCATTGCCAAGGCCAAGGGCGAATGCTACCAGGAGCTTTTTTTAGACCGGGGCGCGGTTAATGTTTTTGCTTGAGGAATAATCTTTATGCCGTATCAAAAAAAAATGATTGAAGCTGCGGCTTTGCAATATGACAGCAAAAAGGATGTCGCCCCGCGCGTGACGGCTAAAGGCAAGGGGATTATTGCAGAAAAGATCATTGAGCTGGCAAAAAAAAACAATATCCCGATAAAAAGCGATCCGGCCCTCGTGCAACTGTTAAGCAAGGTCGATATTGAGGAACAGATCCCCCTGGAATTGTACAAGGCCGTAGCCGAAATTCTGGCCTTTGTCTATTCGATGAACGAAAAAAGGCGGGTCTGATGGCGATGCTTTTGAAATGTGTCGCATCTCCGTAACGATTTAGCACTTAAAAAAGATTGTCATCCCCGAGTGTCTCTATCCCCGATTTTTACGAGTTCGTTAATGCTGCCCCGGGGGAAATTTTTTCCCTTTCTTCATTCTGTTCGGCCTTTTTCTTTTCCTGTAATCCGACAAAAAGCATCTGAAAATCTTATCCCGGATTATTTCGCTGACTGCGCTTATTTTTAAAATTGCGCGCAACTCGCAGCTTTTGCCGCTGAGTAGTGGGGAGTTTGTCTTCGTTCGTGGTTGTGAAGGATGATCTACAGGCCCCTCTTTGTCCAAGGGTGATTGCTTACGGCATGCTGTTTGCATTGAGGAAGCGAAAACAGTGGGGAGGCGATCATGGGTTTTGGGGTTATTGACGTGGCAAAGGTTGGTTCGGAAAAGATTTATCAGCTTGACTCAATCGCTAATAATCTTGCCAATTCATCTACTTCCGGCTTTAAAATGGAGAATTTCTATCCGGGCGCGCCCACCGCTGCAGATG belongs to Syntrophales bacterium and includes:
- a CDS encoding FliA/WhiG family RNA polymerase sigma factor, coding for MDKKSRDELIVKYCPFVKNIVLRMAAKFPIDRADIDDLVNVGIIGLMGAVEKYDAKRNVQFETFAYLRIKGAVLDELRQRDWAPRSARSKDSHIEKALSELQKELGRQPEEEEIAGYMGVSIEEYHELLGDARGVSLLSAEDLPPDYLEKHSSAEALESLQNDNPLRNLLGGELMAGLKKSIDALPEKERLVLSLYYYEELTMKEVGRVMELTESRVCQLHAQAVLRLRSLVKDYR
- a CDS encoding MinD/ParA family protein, with the translated sequence MDQAVMLRKMKGEAVLGNGRSESPEGGSPSKIRAIAVTSGKGGVGKTNIAVNLAFFLTRLRKRTLILDADTGLANIDVILGLTPEYNLYHVLKGEKTFSEAVLKGPGGIMILPASSGITEMAELSAGQKLTLLDGLSDLRRRLDFMFIDTAAGIAGNVMYFNAAAREIIVVVSPEPTSLTDAYALIKVLYQRHAKKRFRLIVNMVKSQAEAKEVYGRLSKATDHFLNLTVNYLGHIVSDEKVTEAVRRQKAVAELFPDSPAGRCIREIAEKLAGEHPDYEDDGNISFF
- a CDS encoding EscU/YscU/HrcU family type III secretion system export apparatus switch protein, with amino-acid sequence MPYQKKMIEAAALQYDSKKDVAPRVTAKGKGIIAEKIIELAKKNNIPIKSDPALVQLLSKVDIEEQIPLELYKAVAEILAFVYSMNEKRRV
- a CDS encoding flagellar basal body-associated FliL family protein translates to MTKKVSLDTLDIEEPTISTNERGLKEEEQPQKPPARWYRSRLFIISGAVFFVLVCTGLALFFFMGAPREASRPAPQAVSHGAAGAPGKVGVIGRPGIIVEEVKDFLIPLKEGNRDIRILSMDLVLEMDSARQGLFQEKVVLIRGAIYKAVNGTAAEITRSKEGIEKVRAIIIDSLETLLGKGFVKNVWVTKFVVL
- a CDS encoding DUF2802 domain-containing protein, whose product is MSIPTIFALQIIADLIFCLIIVFLLARLRKSFDREKSPAIDQELFLKLQNLINQSQGDSERFLGSLDENCRRFEKLALSLEAREKQLAALLKEIDLKIGQSEPPKRNNPEAAGDRDYTSIAGLLKRGLSVEEIAERTGVPSGEISLIVDLETLKKSE